In a genomic window of Lepisosteus oculatus isolate fLepOcu1 chromosome 5, fLepOcu1.hap2, whole genome shotgun sequence:
- the c1qtnf9 gene encoding complement C1q and tumor necrosis factor-related protein 9A, translating to MSLAQQLFFSGRLVPDLGARVKTAVYLFSPQTAAPIPTRKLSAALLLLAVLVAAGDVTGRDGCLSGHPGIPGNPGHNGAPGRDGRDGGKGDKGDPGELGTCGSSGRDGPKGDKGEPGAAAAAGVKGRRGEPGDRGFPGKLGPQGVQGLAGDKGQKGELGLPGPQGVKGDVGPQGPEGQQGVTGPQGETGFRGPLGHTGRPGPKGEEGPAGPKGSVGYPGQKGEKGDAGEKGDTGATPEPQKSAFSVGLTEATKLPPANAPIRFDKVLYNQQGDYDPATGRFTCRVAGAYYFAYHITVYSRNVKVALVRNGARVLHTADKYQSSEDQAAGGAVLALDAGDRVWLQVVGGEYFNGLFADDDDDTTFSGFLLFAG from the exons ATGTCTCTAGCTCAAC AGCTGTTCTTTTCTGGTCGGCTGGTTCCTGACCTCGGTGCACGAGTAAAGACCGCTGTTTACCTTTTCTCCCCCCAGACCGCGGCGCCAATCCCGACGCGCAAACTGAGCGCCGCCCTTCTCCTGCTCGCGGTTCTGGTCGCCGCTGGTGACGTCACGGGGAGAGACGGCTGTCTGTCCGGGCACCCCGGTATTCCCGGAAACCCCGGGCATAACGGGGCGCCCGGAAGAGATGGGCGCGATGGCGGCAAAGGAGACAAGGGGGATCCGG GTGAGCTGGGCACCTGCGGCTCCTCAGGACGGGACGGCCCGAAGGGAGACAAGGGGGAGCCAG GCGCTGCCGCGGCCGCAGGAGTGAAGGGCCGGCGAGGGGAGCCGGGGGACAGGGGCTTTCCGGGGAAGCTGGGCCCCCAAGGGGTCCAGGGCCTCGCCGGAGACAAGGGGCAGAAAGGAGAGCTGGGGCTGCCGGGCCCACAGGGGGTGAAGGGCGACGTGGGGCCCCAGGGCCCCGAGGGGCAGCAGGGGGTGACGGGGCCTCAGGGGGAAACCGGCTTCCGCGGCCCCCTGGGCCACACGGGGCGCCCCGGCCCCAAGGGGGAGGAGGGCCCGGCGGGCCCGAAGGGCAGCGTGGGGTACCCCGGCCAGAAGGGGGAGAAGGGGGACGCGGGGGAGAAGGGGGACACCGGCGCCACCCCGGAGCCCCAGAAGAGCGCCTTCTCCGTGGGCCTGACGGAGGCCACCAAGCTGCCCCCCGCCAACGCGCCCATCCGCTTCGACAAGGTCCTCTACAACCAGCAGGGCGACTACGACCCCGCCACGGGCCGGTTCACCTGCAGGGTGGCGGGCGCCTACTACTTCGCCTACCACATCACCGTGTACTCCCGCAACGTGAAGGTGGCGCTGGTGCGGAACGGCGCGCGGGTCCTCCACACGGCGGACAAGTACCAGAGCAGCGAGGACCAGGCGGCGGGGGGCGCGGTGCTCGCCCTGGACGCGGGAGACAGGGTGTGGCTGCAGGTGGTGGGGGGCGAGTACTTCAACGGGCTCTTCgccgacgacgacgacgacacCACCTTCAGCGGCTTTCTGCTCTTCGCCGGCTGA